The Deltaproteobacteria bacterium genome segment TATAAGTGCTTATAACCTAGTATAACGTTAGGAGGGTGTCTTGGATCAAATCAAAAACCCGTTTTCGCCCGGTGCTGGCTCTCCTCCCCCGGAATTAGTTGGGCGCGATGGCATCCTTGAACAGGCTCGAATTCTTCTTGGCCGCGTAAGACAAAAACGCTCTGAAAAGAGCCTGATACTGGTTGGTTTGCGTGGCGTCGGCAAAACAGTTCTTTTGGGCGAAATAGAACATCTGACAAAAACGGCGGGATATCATGCGATCACGCTGGAGGCACATGAAAATAAATCGCTGGCCGCGCTTATGGTCCCCCGGTTGCGCAGGCTTCTTTTTGATTTGGA includes the following:
- a CDS encoding ATP-binding protein; amino-acid sequence: MDQIKNPFSPGAGSPPPELVGRDGILEQARILLGRVRQKRSEKSLILVGLRGVGKTVLLGEIEHLTKTAGYHAITLEAHENKSLAALMVPRLRRLLFDLDRMANLSEKVRRGLGVLKSFANGITVKVSEIEFGLDIESERGTADSGDLEVDLSNLFIAVAEAAVDRGTAIALLIDE